A genomic window from Bombus pyrosoma isolate SC7728 linkage group LG8, ASM1482585v1, whole genome shotgun sequence includes:
- the LOC122570362 gene encoding LOW QUALITY PROTEIN: nipped-B-like protein (The sequence of the model RefSeq protein was modified relative to this genomic sequence to represent the inferred CDS: inserted 4 bases in 2 codons) encodes MNLKVHIRTLDLISITFFVQAVMPEQVKFKMNGVIPSVPITTLAGIASLTDLLPEMPLPTPLPQTLTNKSLLFHPRVAEEAQILLSVRNENLVPQLILSLSQTSSDHIELKDNYANAEQPLETEQNTPELLKAILQINPHVFKGPQYNSPRNWAQGTPMMHTNQTSANYERFSPSYSSSSGSRQTPQGSPAHPAAARTVLPPPTGINPLPNMTPQPNMYSPAHMSSPGTPLTTLGNVTPQHHNMAGMTPQHNMHMASPMRANIPLQQHQPINIQQNMYDPMMNQQVHHPLGNHQPMDIDSTVQENQQFLLDPVTGLPDIDIPIENIEAKQQSMDNVTQHLLSTTETTSYPSMDTTDMVNTLNTATPVVIQHQQNNNSEKGMKIPVSLPEKLKEPIVMLDRLSLADQALMQKSLTAFAEKSPSRAAKMGISNREDVKSESDSEEEIGKNNKYFKARAKERQVQREKEKAERKKSEDKTRRRKRIIDDDDEDEKKEPFTPTKPKIRKVEKKLVPVLAKLSVEELMETNTYQRFNTTIETIFENTEDVATNAELDDDGDVPPELLIPKYQLHDLCTEAAKLKALGAMESIPADRLVRLLNILEKNIRDGAKVSPLADPDDDVDESRLWTQLAMERVQRAVDASLIALHIMTSNNMPKMVYLEDVIDRIVLFMKFQLQNTIYPSFDPVYKIDTKNKTDNYNSSGRKKRGHMKEVREKSILQVYNKMHELVGLLAELLNIQVLTDTSVLHASTLGVAPFFVESVSDLQLSALKLVTIIFTKYEKHRRLLLDDILASIARLPSSKRSLRTYRLNSEDHIQMLTALVLQLIQCVVVLPENVLPQHKKSQDDEEKKEEKKTNYVDADVLIINKYETATRIAGNFLTVFLNKCGSKGEEIDYRPLFENFVQDLLATVNKPEWPAAELLLSLLGNLLVGHFSNKSSDMALRVASIDYLGVVAARLRKDAVSSQCKLSTIDQIIKDIKIEQQKDSEYDQVKDKEIVGLSEDEERTGFLQKVLLDYLAVNGTKDSALGYARHFYLAQWYRDCALEKSRVGQVKNSPSKKMHKKRVKKKHKHHTSDQESKSELDEPDADENDNNEQKYSETYRIIEEKKKYIISRIRPYSTGTKPDILQTYIDYNSAELISQYLASKRPFSQSFDRYLKQILHVLTESSIAIRTKAMKCLTMIVEADPSVLARVDMQLGVKHSFLDHATSVREAAVDLVGKFVLSRPELIDKYYDMLSARILDTGVSVRKRVIKILKDICMECPDFPKIPEICVKMIRRVNDEEGIRKLVMEVFQNMWFTPVRERPTLDSESLLRKVMNITDVVAASKDMGLEWFEQLLVSLFKPKEDKDDSTKMKTEPTKALLTACKQIVDCLIENVLRLEETNLEESEKSEKKGSSQRLVACLTTLYLFAKIRPQLLVNHAITLQPYLSLKCQTQGDYQIISSVAHTLELVVPLMEHPSETFLAQLEEDSVKLILQHDRSVVASCLSCLGSIVNNVTRNFKLIRDCFKKYYGHLTEYKSFYEKDPTNPMLLKYRPFVRRALFTVGLLLRHFNFTDPEVIEGLAENIKDQVFETLNYFVHLDNDDIRHFTLSAIGSLCIRHYEFMLLPELKELYHHLLTSENALVHMRIQVLNNVEVYLQEEDKRMIKQDMEWAKMSKQENLKEMGDVSSGMASTVIQLYVKEILESFLHVNISVRHAALKVIQLILAQGLVHPVQIVPYLICMSTDCEKAVSHSADKQLQDIEKKYPGFIHMKSQLGIKLSYRLQKILQNDMTVRGMRVKDGEFPGALNGFLYTILRNTKQQRRAIVLSFLKQFDESAKTSLSQMLYLADNLAYFTYQVQDEPLFIIHHIDIIISMSGTNLVQSFKEALLPKEGSSQSQMQHHHQHQQHQAHASIGPDGQPRPDQLLSVLEDEEDDEEDEEALLARLPEDTTLLRDYITASQGFLLLLTLRQHLKDLYGFSDQKIGQYSPTEAAKVYEKAVSRKSNLLFKPKATLQRLKEGVSSAELDSDGRRKLVKEYLDFKQLMLKFDLEEPEEDASEVXCNSSIEHPINSVNLMTASGLIPVSTPVHASXINIVSALHIAALYVSKLTMYENHQEGTMEHRKHRAHKTEKVKKHKKKKRRRVSDSSESDEDYSDPDFLV; translated from the exons ATGAACCTCAAGGTACATATAAGGACACTGGACCTAatttcaataacattttttgtcCAGGCTGTAATGCCAGAACAAGTCAAATTCAAGATGAACGGGGTTATACCGAGTGTGCCAATCACAACTCTCGCTGGTATTGCGAGTCTTACTGACTTGTTACCTGAAATGCCCCTTCCAACACCGCTGCCTCAGACTTTAACTAACAAGTCCCTTTTATTTCATCCAAGAGTGGCAGAGGAAgcacaaatattattaagtgTTCGTAATGAAAACTTAGTGCcgcaattaatattatctttatctCAAACCTCATCCGATCATATTGAGCTGAAAGATAATTATGCGAATGCAGAACAGCCTTTGGAAACCGAGCAAAATACGCCGGAGTTACTTAAggcaattttacaaataaatccGCATGTGTTTAAGGGGCCTCAATACAATTCACCACGAAACTGGGCCCAAGGCACACCTATGATGCATACCAATCAAACATCCGCTAATTACGAACGATTTTCACCATCCTACTCGAGTTCTTCAGGGTCGAGACAAACGCCTCAAGGTAGTCCAGCTCATCCTGCTGCTGCTAGAACAGTGCTACCCCCGCCTACCGGCATAAACCCTCTACCCAACATGACTCCGCAACCAAATATGTATTCTCCAGCACATATGAGTTCTCCTGGGACGCCGTTAACAACTCTCGGTAATGTAACACCTCAACACCACAATATGGCTGGTATGACACCtcaacataatatgcatatGGCATCTCCTATGCGTGCTAATATACCTTTGCAACAACATCAACCTATTAATATCCAGCAAAATATGTACGATCCTATGATGAATCAACAAGTACATCATCCATTAGGAAATCATCAACCAATGGACATTGATAGTACAGTGCAAGAAAATCAGCAGTTTTTACTCGATCCAGTCACAGGTCTTCCTGACATTGATATACcgatagaaaatatcgaagcaAAACAGCAGAGCATGGATAATGTGACGCAACATCTGTTATCTACAACGGAAACCACGTCTTATCCAAGCATGGACACCACCGATATGgtaaatacattaaatactGCGACGCCAGTAGTAATACAGCACCAACAGAACAACAATTCAGAAAAGGGGATGAAAATACCCGTTTCTTTGCcggagaaattaaaagagcCGATTGTCATGTTGGACAGACTATCCTTAGCAGATCAAGCTTTGATGCAGAAGAGTCTAACTGCGTTTGCTGAGAAGTCGCCAAGTCGGGCCGCGAAGATGGGCATTTCTAATCGTGAAGATGTAAAGTCTGAGTCTGATAGCGAGGAAGAAAtcggtaaaaataataaatatttcaaagcaCGCGCGAAAGAGCGTCAGgttcaaagagaaaaagagaaagctgAGAGGAAGAAGAGCGAAGATAAAACGCGCAGACGAAAAAGGATAATAGATGACGATGACGaagacgagaagaaagaacCTTTTACACCGACGAAACCAAAAATCCGCAAAGTAGAAAAGAAACTCGTTCCTGTATTGGCTAAACTTAGCGTGGAGGAGCTGATGGAAACTAATACCTATCAACGTTTCAACACAACCATAGAAACGATATTTGAAAACACTGAAGACGTAGCAACTAATGCCGAATTGGATGATGATGGTGATGTGCCTCCAGAATTATTAATTCCTAAATACCAATTACACGATTTATGCACAGAAGCAGCTAAATTGAAAGCATTAGGAGCAATGGAGTCAATTCCAGCAGATAGATTGGTTAGACTATTAAACATTTTAGAGAAAAACATTCGGGATGGAGCCAAGGTGTCTCCGTTGGCAGATCCGGACGACGATGTTGATGAAAGTCGATTATGGACACAACTGGCCATGGAGAGAGTACAACGTGCCGTGGATGCATCTTTAATTGCATTACACATCATGACGTCTAACAACATGCCAAAAATGGTCTACCTGGAAGACGTGATCGATAGAATAGTGCTTTTCATGAAGTTTCAATTGCAGAATACTATTTATCCTTCATTCGATCCGGTTTACAAAATAGACACAAAAAACAAGACTGACAATTATAATTCTAGTGGTCGTAAGAAAAGAGGTCATATGAAAGAAGTCCGTGAGAAGAGTATCCTTCAAGTATACAACAAAATGCACGAATTAGTTGGTCTTCTTGCTGAACTATTAAACATCCAGGTTCTAACAGACACTAGTGTTCTTCATGCCTCTACATTAGGTGTCGCGCCATTTTTTGTTGAATCTGTTAGTGATCTTCAATTGAGCGCTTTAAAATTGGTCACGATAATATTTACCAAGTACGAGAAGCATAGGAGATTGCTGTTAGATGATATTTTGGCGTCTATAGCTCGACTTCCTAGCAGCAAAAGGAGTCTAAGAACTTACAGGTTAAATTCTGAAGATCACATACAGATGTTGACAGCGTTGGTCTTACAGCTGATTCAATGCGTTGTTGTTTTACCCGAAAATGTACTCCCACAACATAAGAAGTCACAAGATGatgaagagaagaaggaagagaaaaaaacaaattacgtAGATGCAGATGTCCTGATCATAAACAAGTACGAAACCGCCACCAGAATAGCGGGGAATTTTTTAACGGTGTTCCTGAACAAATGCGGCAGCAAAGGTGAGGAAATTGATTACAGGCCACTGTTCGAGAATTTTGTGCAGGATCTGTTGGCCACAGTCAACAAACCGGAATGGCCAGCGGCTGAGTTGCTTCTGAGTTTACTTGGAAACTTGTTGGTGGGTCATTTCTCTAATAAAAGTTCAGATATGGCGCTCAGGGTAGCCTCCATCGATTACCTCGGCGTTGTCGCAGCCAGATTAAGGAAGGACGCGGTAAGTTCTCAATGCAAGCTATCTACTATTGATCAGATCATAAAGGACATCAAGATTGAACAGCAAAAGGACTCCGAATATGACCAGGTGAAAGATAAAGAGATTGTAGGTTTGAGCGAGGACGAAGAGCGGACGGGTTTTTTACAGAAAGTGCTCCTGGACTACTTGGCTGTAAACGGAACCAAGGACTCCGCCTTAGGTTACGCCCGCCATTTCTATCTAGCACAATGGTATAGAGATTGTGCGTTAGAAAAATCCAGGGTTGGTCAGGTAAAGAATAGTCCCAGTAAGAAAATGCATAAGAAGagagtgaaaaagaaacacaagCACCACACGAGTGATCAGGAATCAAAATCAGAATTAGATGAACCTGATGCCGACGAAAACGACAATAACGAACAAAAGTACTCAGAAACATACCGAATcatagaagagaaaaagaagtacATTATAAGTAGAATAAGGCCGTATAGCACTGGCACGAAACCGGATATTCTTCAGACCTATATCGATTATAATTCAGCAGAACTGATATCACAGTATCTCGCTTCGAAAAGGCCGTTTTCGCAGAGTTTCGATCGATACCTGAAGCAGATCTTACACGTGCTCACAGAGTCGTCTATAGCGATCAGGACGAAGGCGATGAAGTGCCTGACGATGATCGTTGAAGCGGATCCAAGCGTTTTGGCGCGAGTGGACATGCAGCTGGGTGTAAAGCATTCGTTTCTAGACCATGCGACGTCGGTGCGCGAGGCGGCCGTCGATCTGGTAGGAAAATTTGTACTAAGTAGGCCCgaattaatagataaatacTACGACATGCTATCAGCTAGAATTCTTGATACTGGCGTTAGCGTTCGTAAGCGCGTAATCAAGATTCTCAAGGACATCTGCATGGAGTGTCCTGACTTCCCCAAGATCCCGGAGATCTGCGTGAAGATGATCAGACGAGTGAACGACGAGGAAGGTATTAGAAAATTGGTAATGGAggtatttcaaaatatgtgGTTCACACCAGTCAGAGAACGTCCCACGTTAGATTCCGAGTCATTGCTAAGGAAGGTTATGAATATCACGGATGTTGTGGCAGCTAGTAAAGATATGGGTTTGGAGTGGTTTGAACAGCTGCTGGTTAGCTTGTTCAAGCCCAAGGAAGACAAAGACGATAGTACAAAGATGAAAACCGAGCCCACAAAGGCATTGTTGACAGCGTGCAAACAGATTGTTGATTGCTTGATTGAAAACGTTCTTCGATTAGAAGAGACGAACCTGGAAGAGTCTGAAAAGTCTGAGAAAAAAGGATCCTCTCAAAGATTGGTCGCTTGTTTGACAACCTTGTATCTGTTTGCTAAGATACGGCCGCAATTGCTAGTCAATCACGCGATCACGTTACAGCCTTATTTGAGCTTGAAGTGTCAAACGCAGGGCGATTATCAGATCATCAGTAGTGTAGCTCACACGTTGGAGTTAGTCGTGCCACTGATGGAACATCCTAGCGAGACTTTTTTAGCACAGTTGGAAGAGGATTCGGTGAAGCTGATTTTGCAACACGATAGATCTGTCGTGGCTAGCTGTCTTTCTTGTTTAGGTTCAATAGTGAACAATGTAAccagaaattttaaattaatacgagactgttttaagaaatattacggACATCTGACTGAGTACAAATCCTTTTACGAGAAAGACCCTACAAATCCTATGCTTTTAAAGTATCGGCCTTTTGTCAGGAGAGCGTTATTCACCGTTGGCTTGTTGCTCagacatttcaattttaccgACCCTGAAGTGATCGAGGGATTAGCGGAAAATATAAAGGATCAGGTATTCGAAACATTAAATTACTTCGTGCATCTGGACAATGACGATATTCGACATTTTACTCTGTCCGCTATTGGTTCTTTATGTATCCGTCATTACGAATTTATGTTGCTTCCTGAGTTAAAGGAACTGTACCATCATTTGCTCACATCAGAAAACGCGTTGGTTCATATGAGGATTCAAGTGCTGAATAATGTTGAGGTTTATCTGCAGGAGGAAGACAAAAGGATGATTAAACAGGACATGGAATGGGCGAAGATGTCCAAACAGGAAAATCTAAAAGAAATGGGGGACGTATCATCAGGAATGGCTAGCACAGTGATCCAGTTATACGTGAAAGAGATCCTAGAATCTTTTTTGCACGTGAATATCAGCGTTAGACACGCAGCACTTAAAGTAATCCAATTGATTCTGGCCCAAGGTCTAGTTCATCCAGTCCAAATAGTTCCATACCTGATTTGCATGAGCACAGACTGCGAAAAGGCAGTGAGTCACAGCGCAGACAAGCAACTTCAGGACATCGAGAAGAAATATCCGGGCTTCATTCATATGAAATCGCAATTAGGCATCAAGCTGAGCTACCGGTTGCAGAAGATCCTGCAGAACGACATGACGGTAAGAGGAATGCGAGTAAAAGATGGCGAGTTTCCTGGTGCACTAAACGGGTTCCTGTATACCATTCTGAGGAACACGAAGCAACAGAGGAGAGCCATCGTCTTGTCCTTCCTGAAGCAGTTCGATGAGTCTGCAAAGACAAGCTTATCGCAGATGCTCTATTTGGCTGACAATCTCGCTTATTTTACATATCAAGTACAAGACGAGCCTCTGTTCATCATCCATCACATTGATATCATCATCTCAATGTCTGGTACAAATCTGGTGCAGTCGTTTAAAGAGGCGCTGTTACCAAAAGAAGGCAGCAGTCAATCTCAGATGCAACACCACCATCAACACCAGCAACATCAGGCCCATGCATCTATTGGACCGGATGGACAGCCACGACCAGACCAGTTGTTATCAGTGTTAGAAGATGAAGAGGATGACGAAGAGGACGAAGAGGCCCTGCTGGCGAGGTTACCAGAAGACACGACGCTGCTGAGGGACTACATTACTGCCAGCCAAGGCTTCTTGTTGTTGCTCACTCTAAGGCAGCACTTGAAAGACTTGTACGGCTTCTCTGACCAAAAAATCGGCCAATATTCGCCGACAGAGGCAGCGAAGGTGTACGAGAAGGCGGTGAGCCGTAAGAGCAATCTGCTGTTCAAACCAAAGGCCACTCTGCAGAGACTGAAGGAGGGAGTGAGTAGCGCTGAGCTCGACTCCGATGGCAGGAGGAAGCTAGTGAAAGAGTACTTGGACTTCAAACAGTTAATGTTGAAGTTCGACTTGGAAGAACCGGAAGAAGATGCAAGCGAGGT ATGTAATTCGTCCATCGAGCATCCGATCAATTCGGTGAACTTGATGACCGCCAGTGGACTCATTCCGGTTTCCACGCCGGTCCACGCGTC CATAAACATCGTATCAGCGTTACACATAGCGGCGTTATATGTGTCCAAGCTAACGATGTATGAAAACCACCAGGAGGGCACGATGGAACACCGCAAACATCGGGCGCACAAAACCGAGAAGGTGAAGAAacacaaaaagaagaaaaggagaagagtCTCCGATAGCAGCGAGAGTGACGAAGACTACAGTGATCCTGACTTTTTAGTGTGA